A window of the Streptomyces sp. Ag109_O5-10 genome harbors these coding sequences:
- a CDS encoding SDR family NAD(P)-dependent oxidoreductase encodes MSSADLTGRVALLTGATSGIGAATATLLAERGAHVLVAGRDADRGERVVGAVRERGGKADFLAADLRDADSVRRLAREATALGGGRVDILVNNAGVFPFGPTAQTPADQVDTVYDLNVKAPFYLVGELAPAMAERGQGAIVNVSTMVAEYGLAGMALYASSKAAVNLLTKSWAAEFGPQGVRVNAVEPGPTRTEGTAVMGDDLDALAAQAPAGRPAEAREIAEAIAFLVSDAASFVQGAILPVDGGRTAV; translated from the coding sequence ATGAGTTCTGCTGACCTGACCGGACGCGTGGCCCTGCTGACCGGCGCGACGAGCGGCATCGGCGCCGCGACCGCGACACTGCTCGCCGAGCGTGGTGCGCACGTCCTGGTCGCGGGGCGCGACGCGGACCGTGGCGAGCGGGTGGTGGGCGCCGTCCGGGAGCGCGGCGGCAAGGCGGACTTCCTGGCGGCCGACCTGCGGGACGCCGACTCGGTACGGCGCCTGGCCCGCGAGGCCACCGCGCTGGGCGGCGGCCGCGTCGACATCCTCGTCAACAATGCCGGCGTCTTCCCGTTCGGGCCGACGGCACAGACGCCCGCGGACCAGGTGGACACCGTCTACGACCTGAACGTGAAGGCGCCGTTCTACCTGGTGGGCGAGCTCGCCCCGGCCATGGCCGAGCGCGGACAGGGCGCCATCGTCAACGTCAGCACCATGGTCGCCGAGTACGGGCTCGCGGGGATGGCGCTGTACGCGTCGAGCAAGGCGGCGGTCAACCTGCTGACCAAGTCCTGGGCCGCCGAGTTCGGCCCGCAGGGGGTGCGCGTCAACGCCGTGGAGCCCGGCCCCACCCGCACGGAGGGCACGGCCGTCATGGGCGACGACCTGGACGCCCTGGCCGCCCAGGCCCCCGCCGGCCGGCCCGCCGAGGCGCGCGAGATCGCCGAGGCGATCGCCTTCCTGGTGAGCGACGCGGCGAGCTTCGTGCAGGGCGCGATCCTGCCGGTCGACGGCGGCCGTACGGCCGTCTGA
- a CDS encoding NAD(P)/FAD-dependent oxidoreductase yields MSERNAELHAEPRAGTTAASQAAPNASGESSTYDVIVLGAGPVGQNVADRARAAGLSVAVVERELLGGECSYWACVPSKALLRPVLAVADARRVDGARQAVTGRLDEAAVFARRNRYVTDWDDSGQARGVKSIGADLFRGQGRLDGPRRVTVGPSTAGQDDGARQTLVARHAVALATGSRPALPDIPGIEEARPWTNRHGTDSSTVPARLVVVGGGGVGVEMATLWQGLGSQVTLLVRRRLLPRMEAFAGELVAQGLAEAGADVRTGVQVTALRRPDPAGPVTLTLDDGSELEADEVLFATGRTPNTDDIGLETVGLTPGSWLDVDTTCLVDGVEGAWLYGLGDVNHRALLTHQGKYQGRTAGDAIGARAAGRPLDDGDWGDHATTADRHAVAQVFFTDPEAGAVGLTAEQAAAAGHRVETVDLDLNAAQGANLYADGYTGHARLVVDADREVLLGVTMVGSGVTELLHAATIAVVGEVPLKRLRHAIAPFPTISEIWVFLVAAYRRQREQSHA; encoded by the coding sequence ATGAGCGAACGGAACGCAGAACTGCACGCAGAACCGCGCGCGGGTACGACCGCGGCGTCTCAGGCGGCGCCGAACGCGTCCGGGGAGAGCAGCACGTACGACGTGATCGTCCTGGGCGCGGGCCCGGTCGGGCAGAACGTCGCCGACCGGGCGCGGGCCGCCGGGCTCTCCGTGGCGGTCGTCGAGCGGGAACTCCTCGGCGGCGAGTGCTCCTACTGGGCCTGCGTGCCCAGCAAGGCGCTGCTGCGGCCCGTCCTCGCGGTCGCCGACGCCCGCCGTGTGGACGGCGCCCGGCAGGCCGTCACCGGACGGCTCGACGAGGCCGCTGTCTTCGCCCGCCGCAACCGTTACGTCACCGACTGGGACGACAGCGGGCAGGCACGGGGGGTCAAGTCCATCGGGGCCGACCTGTTCCGCGGCCAGGGCCGGCTCGACGGGCCGCGCCGGGTCACCGTCGGCCCGAGCACCGCCGGCCAGGACGACGGCGCCCGGCAGACCCTCGTCGCCCGGCACGCGGTGGCCCTCGCCACCGGCAGCCGGCCGGCGCTGCCGGACATTCCGGGGATCGAGGAGGCCAGACCCTGGACGAACCGGCACGGCACCGACTCCAGCACCGTGCCCGCCCGTCTGGTCGTGGTCGGCGGCGGCGGGGTCGGCGTTGAGATGGCGACGCTGTGGCAGGGGCTCGGGTCACAGGTCACCCTGCTCGTCCGGCGGCGGCTGCTGCCCCGCATGGAGGCCTTCGCCGGGGAACTCGTCGCCCAGGGGCTGGCCGAGGCCGGCGCGGACGTGCGGACGGGCGTCCAGGTGACCGCGCTGCGCCGACCGGACCCTGCGGGGCCGGTGACGCTCACGCTCGACGACGGCAGCGAACTGGAGGCCGACGAGGTCCTGTTCGCCACCGGCCGCACGCCCAACACCGACGACATCGGCCTGGAGACCGTGGGCCTGACTCCCGGCTCCTGGCTCGACGTGGACACGACCTGCCTGGTCGACGGGGTCGAGGGGGCGTGGCTGTACGGCCTCGGGGACGTCAACCACCGCGCGCTCCTCACCCACCAGGGCAAGTACCAGGGACGGACGGCCGGTGACGCCATCGGCGCCCGCGCCGCCGGGCGGCCGCTGGACGACGGGGACTGGGGCGACCACGCCACGACCGCCGACCGGCATGCCGTGGCCCAGGTCTTCTTCACCGACCCGGAGGCGGGCGCCGTGGGCCTGACCGCAGAGCAGGCGGCCGCCGCCGGGCACCGCGTCGAGACGGTCGACCTCGACCTGAACGCCGCCCAGGGCGCCAACCTCTACGCCGACGGCTACACCGGCCACGCCCGGCTGGTCGTCGACGCCGACCGGGAGGTGCTGCTCGGGGTGACCATGGTCGGGTCCGGGGTCACCGAGCTGCTGCACGCGGCCACCATCGCGGTCGTCGGCGAGGTACCCCTCAAACGCCTCCGGCACGCGATCGCCCCGTTCCCCACGATCAGCGAGATCTGGGTGTTCCTCGTCGCGGCGTACCGACGGCAGCGGGAGCAGTCGCACGCCTGA
- a CDS encoding histidine phosphatase family protein produces MTCRVILVAPAITPSLRRARFDDGDSIERPGAVALSLPAAGGEVSSPSVRCRETAAALGLDASVEPELSGLDAGRWRGRTLEEVGTAEPEALLQWLTDPGAAPHGGESVRELCARVTGWLDRTGRSAGRTIAVVEPEVVRAVLLHALGAPESAFWRVDVPPLSATEIAGGPGRWNLRLGQAGG; encoded by the coding sequence GTGACCTGCCGAGTCATCCTCGTGGCCCCCGCCATCACCCCTTCGCTGCGGCGGGCCCGATTCGACGACGGTGACTCGATCGAGAGGCCCGGGGCGGTGGCGCTGTCCCTGCCGGCTGCGGGCGGGGAGGTCAGCTCGCCGAGTGTGCGCTGCCGGGAGACGGCGGCCGCGCTGGGCCTCGACGCCTCGGTGGAGCCCGAGCTGTCGGGCCTGGACGCGGGCCGCTGGCGGGGGCGGACGCTGGAGGAGGTCGGCACCGCCGAACCCGAGGCGCTGCTCCAGTGGCTGACCGACCCGGGGGCCGCGCCGCACGGCGGTGAATCGGTACGGGAGTTGTGCGCGCGGGTCACGGGCTGGCTGGACCGGACGGGCCGGTCCGCCGGCCGGACGATCGCCGTGGTGGAGCCGGAGGTGGTGCGGGCCGTGCTGCTGCACGCGCTGGGAGCGCCCGAGTCCGCGTTCTGGCGCGTGGACGTCCCACCGCTGTCGGCCACGGAGATCGCGGGCGGCCCCGGGCGCTGGAACCTGCGGCTCGGCCAGGCCGGCGGCTAG
- a CDS encoding IS4 family transposase, whose amino-acid sequence MSADVGELSGLGLLTWVYPSGLVDRAVAACGRAEQRRRLLPARLMVYFVLGLALFSPAPYLDVMRHLVEGLRGQGLLGDWRIPAKSSLFRARQRLGPEPLRVLFTTTAKPMGTEGTPGAFWRGLRLLAVDGTCWDVADSAANEAAFGRPGNSRGHDKSSFPQVRMACLIEVGTHLVLDAELAGCRTGEVTLVSRLPRSCGPGQLVLADREFLGVPLWRAFTATGADLLWRVPANRVLPVDRILRDGSWLSRIHAHTDPAHTDPVTVRVLAYQLNGTGHAGEDYRLVTSLLDARRHPARQLAALYQERWEAEAVFAELKTHQRGARVVISSKTPEGVLQQIWAHLLVHHALRELMVRTAATRSLDPDQVSFTETLRSARRSVTVTPGSFSP is encoded by the coding sequence GTGTCTGCGGATGTCGGCGAGTTATCAGGCTTGGGTTTGCTGACCTGGGTGTACCCGTCCGGTCTGGTGGATCGTGCAGTGGCCGCGTGCGGTCGTGCGGAACAGCGCAGGCGCCTGCTGCCGGCCCGGCTGATGGTGTATTTCGTGCTCGGGCTGGCCCTGTTCTCGCCGGCGCCGTATCTGGACGTGATGAGGCATCTGGTCGAGGGCCTGCGTGGCCAGGGCCTGCTGGGTGACTGGCGCATTCCGGCGAAATCGTCACTGTTCCGGGCCCGTCAGCGGCTGGGTCCCGAGCCGCTGCGGGTCCTGTTCACCACGACCGCGAAACCGATGGGCACCGAGGGAACTCCGGGGGCGTTCTGGCGGGGGCTGCGGCTACTGGCAGTGGACGGGACCTGCTGGGACGTTGCCGACAGCGCGGCCAACGAGGCTGCCTTCGGCCGCCCCGGAAACAGCCGCGGCCACGACAAGAGTTCCTTTCCCCAAGTACGGATGGCCTGCTTGATCGAGGTGGGCACGCACCTCGTGCTGGACGCCGAGCTGGCCGGCTGCCGCACTGGGGAAGTCACCCTCGTAAGCCGCCTGCCCCGCTCCTGCGGGCCGGGACAACTCGTGCTGGCCGACAGGGAGTTCCTCGGTGTGCCGTTGTGGCGGGCCTTCACCGCTACCGGCGCCGACCTGTTATGGAGGGTGCCGGCCAACCGGGTCCTGCCCGTTGACCGGATCCTGCGGGACGGATCCTGGCTCTCCCGCATCCACGCTCACACCGATCCCGCGCACACCGACCCGGTCACGGTGCGGGTGCTGGCCTACCAGCTGAACGGCACCGGCCACGCGGGCGAGGACTACCGGCTGGTGACCAGCCTGCTCGATGCCCGCCGCCATCCCGCCCGCCAGCTGGCCGCGCTGTATCAGGAGCGCTGGGAGGCGGAAGCCGTTTTCGCCGAGCTCAAGACGCATCAACGCGGAGCCCGCGTGGTGATCAGCAGCAAAACACCAGAAGGTGTCCTGCAGCAGATCTGGGCACATCTGCTGGTCCACCACGCGCTACGCGAGCTGATGGTGAGAACCGCCGCCACCCGGAGTCTGGATCCCGACCAGGTCTCCTTCACTGAGACCTTGCGCTCTGCCCGGCGCAGCGTGACCGTCACGCCGGGCAGTTTTTCCCCCTGA
- a CDS encoding DUF6204 family protein produces the protein MTTRTFRVTVRGVFDGLGAEQRAELLSHAAEHDVLRAAFTPEGHLSYDITARPAFTFRFQDTGEEEEDILVATERAEETARAWLTERGYGYKNLRSSAEDLSQAPLSKRQRRAAAQRQD, from the coding sequence ATGACCACCCGCACCTTCCGCGTCACCGTCCGAGGCGTCTTCGACGGTCTCGGCGCCGAGCAGCGTGCCGAACTGCTCTCCCATGCCGCCGAGCACGACGTGCTGCGCGCGGCCTTCACGCCCGAGGGCCACCTCAGTTACGACATCACCGCCCGTCCGGCCTTCACCTTCCGCTTCCAGGACACCGGGGAGGAAGAGGAGGACATCCTGGTGGCGACCGAGCGCGCCGAGGAGACGGCCAGGGCGTGGCTCACCGAGCGCGGCTACGGCTACAAGAACCTCAGGTCCAGCGCGGAGGACCTCTCCCAGGCGCCCCTGAGCAAGCGGCAGCGCCGGGCGGCCGCGCAGCGGCAGGACTGA